In Anaerolineae bacterium, the genomic stretch ACGCGGTGGCGCCCACCCTGATGCTGACCGAGACCATGCTGGAAAGCCTTTCGGAAAGCGCCAAGGAGGCCATGGCCAAGCGGGTGCCCGTGCGCCGGCTGGCCACGCCGGAGGACGTGGCGCGCCTGGTATTGTTCCTGGGCTCTGCCGCCAATACCTATGTCAACGGGGAGGTCATCACGGTGGGCGGCGGAGCCATGAGCTGAGGCCTTACGGCTTGCGCATGATGATGATATATTCGACCGGATAGGCCTCGATACACTGTGGTATCTGGTGAGAGACGAAGCGCCCGGTGTTGGGATCGCGCCGCTGGGGCAGGATTTTGGATGGGATCTGCCGCTTGATGACGCGTTCCAGGATGAAGCCGGCCTCCTGCATCAGCTCCACAAATACCTCAGCGTTGCGCACGGCGACGCCCTTGAGCTGGGTGTTGCCGATGACGTAGCAGGCGCGGCCGCCTGGCTTCAGGATGCGGTAGCTTTCGGAGAAACATTCGCTCATATCGCTGAAGAAACGGCGGATGCTGGGCACCAGGCCGGCGTCCGCCTTTTCCATTTGTGCGAGGATTTCTTCGGCGATCTC encodes the following:
- a CDS encoding SDR family oxidoreductase, whose product is AVAPTLMLTETMLESLSESAKEAMAKRVPVRRLATPEDVARLVLFLGSAANTYVNGEVITVGGGAMS